From Salarias fasciatus chromosome 12, fSalaFa1.1, whole genome shotgun sequence, the proteins below share one genomic window:
- the LOC115398469 gene encoding gamma-glutamyl hydrolase, producing the protein MRKKNQAFMGFATLLFLACCLCICKSMPTEVQRQAVNDRPVIGVLTQIVSDDVMKPFGRTYIPASYVKYLESGGSRVMPIRLTHTDVEYENIFKKINGLLLIGGAVNLETSDFARVAKLFYKLALEANDAGDVFPIWGTCMGLQLLTVLVAGKNLLTETTAENIALPLNLTTEAYSSRIFRDVPPDLIKAVTQEPLTGNFHHYGVEVKTFMENEDLQSFFSILSTNVAENGAHFVSTIEGKKYPFYGVQWHPEVNRFQWKSNLNFPHSRHAVQLSSWMAEFFVNEGRRSLHQFDNPEEEASSLIYSYTPIYAGNFTGYEQIYFF; encoded by the exons atgagaaaaaaaaatcaggcctTCATGGGGTTTGCGACGCTTTTGTTTTTGGCCTGCTGTCTCTGCATCTGTAAAAGTATGCCGACCGAAGTCCAGCGGCAGGCCGTGAACGACCGACCTGTGATTG GTGTTTTAACTCAGATAGTTTCGGATGACGTTATGAAGCCGTTTGGCAGGACTTACATACCGGCCTCCTATGTGAAGTACCTGGAGTCTGGGGGCAGCAGAGTGATGCCTATCAG aCTGACTCACACCGATGTCGAATATGAGAACATCTTCAAGAAGATTAACGG CCTGCTTCTTATTGGCGGAGCTGTGAATTTGGAGACCTCAGACTTTGCGAGGGTGGCAAAGCTATTTTACAAGCTGGCTCTGGAG GCCAATGATGCCGGCGACGTCTTCCCAATCTGGGGCACATGCATGGGCTTGCAGCTCCTCACTGTTCTGGTGGCTGGTAAAAATCTACTGACTGAAACCACAGCGGAGAACATAGCTTTACCCCTGAACCTAACCACAG AGGCTTACTCCAGCAGGATCTTCAGAGATGTTCCCCCTGATCTCATTAAAGCTGTGACACAAGAACCTCTGACTGGCAATTTTCACCACTATGGAGTTGAAGTGAAG ACCTTCATGGAAAACGAGGATCTGCAGAGTTTCTTCTCCATCCTGTCCACCAACGTCGCTGAAAACGGAGCCCACTTCGTCTCAACAATTGAAG GTAAAAAGTATCCCTTCTACGGCGTGCAGTGGCATCCTGAAGTGAATCGTTTCCAGTGGAAATCAAACCTCAACTTCCCTCATTCACGCCACGCTGTTCAGTTATCGTCATGGATGGCTGAGTTTTTCGTCAATGAAG GGAGAAGAAGTTTACATCAGTTTGACAATCCTGAGGAAGAGGCCTCGTCGCTGATTTACAGCTACACACCCATCTATGCTGGGAACTTCACAGGATATGAGCAGATCTATTTCTTCTGA